One genomic segment of Helicobacter enhydrae includes these proteins:
- a CDS encoding nucleotidyltransferase family protein yields the protein MKFIPEIILDENATISEAASFLEKNDFYGDGKTVLYVLNDDKQLLGSIMDSDLRRALIEKNLSSDTKVKEIMNLNPRKIIYGQTKQNNDFKTWKKSRHIPIVDENNILLGFKENYEVYFYPNKVVIMAGGLGKRLRPLTEHTPKPMLRIGSKPILQEIIESFQEQGFLDFYISINYKAQIIKEYFENGKKFNVKIQYLEEEKELGTCGSIKLAQRFLQHPFFVINGDVLANIDYNKMLQQHQKNKNDITLCAFPYAVDIPFGVIESNDKQCVSQIVEKPQYSYMINCGAYIINPEVITLIDDKSPMDMPTLIQKVLDKQGKVGFFTISEWIDIGNLEDFYRAKHKKHLKQGEQNEF from the coding sequence TTCCTGAAATTATTTTGGACGAAAACGCTACGATTAGTGAAGCTGCAAGTTTTTTAGAAAAAAATGATTTTTATGGTGATGGAAAAACCGTTTTGTATGTTCTCAATGATGACAAACAATTATTAGGATCGATTATGGATTCTGATTTGAGAAGAGCCTTGATTGAAAAAAATCTATCATCTGATACAAAGGTCAAAGAGATTATGAATCTCAATCCTAGAAAAATCATTTATGGGCAAACAAAGCAAAATAATGATTTTAAAACTTGGAAAAAATCTCGACATATCCCTATTGTTGATGAAAATAATATTTTACTTGGTTTCAAAGAAAATTACGAAGTTTATTTCTATCCAAATAAAGTTGTCATTATGGCAGGTGGATTGGGAAAAAGATTGAGACCTTTGACTGAACATACCCCAAAACCAATGTTACGCATAGGATCAAAGCCTATTTTGCAAGAAATTATTGAAAGCTTTCAAGAACAAGGTTTTTTGGATTTTTATATCAGCATTAATTACAAAGCTCAAATCATAAAAGAATATTTTGAGAATGGCAAGAAATTCAATGTCAAAATCCAATATCTTGAAGAAGAAAAAGAGCTTGGAACTTGTGGAAGTATCAAACTTGCTCAACGCTTCTTGCAACATCCTTTTTTTGTCATCAATGGAGATGTCTTAGCAAACATTGATTACAACAAAATGCTTCAACAGCACCAAAAAAACAAAAATGATATTACACTTTGTGCTTTTCCATACGCTGTTGATATTCCTTTTGGTGTTATTGAATCAAATGACAAACAATGTGTCAGTCAAATTGTAGAAAAACCACAATATTCTTATATGATAAATTGCGGAGCCTATATCATCAATCCTGAAGTTATAACCTTAATTGATGATAAAAGTCCTATGGATATGCCGACTTTGATTCAAAAGGTGCTTGACAAACAGGGTAAAGTCGGTTTTTTCACCATTAGTGAGTGGATTGACATAGGAAATCTTGAAGATTTTTATCGTGCAAAACACAAAAAACATCTTAAACAAGGAGAACAAAATGAATTTTGA